One window from the genome of Deltaproteobacteria bacterium encodes:
- a CDS encoding ferritin family protein: MDTRSCLKMLDEAIRFEGDGLRYFQDAAKRTQNEYGKLMFEAIAKAELKHMEVVRGIYDKLTASGQWPDQCPTFQSPGHLKNIFEKARAELNDKVTVNADDVEAVRIAREYEEKGIRFYTELSGKAENTIEKQFYERLTQEERGHLLILQDMDDFYADPVHWFSKKEHLHWDGA, from the coding sequence ATGGACACACGCTCTTGCTTGAAGATGCTGGACGAAGCGATCCGTTTCGAAGGAGACGGACTTCGATATTTTCAGGACGCTGCGAAACGCACCCAAAACGAATACGGTAAACTGATGTTCGAGGCCATAGCCAAGGCGGAGCTTAAACATATGGAGGTCGTCAGAGGAATTTACGATAAGCTGACGGCCTCGGGTCAGTGGCCCGATCAATGCCCTACTTTCCAATCTCCGGGACACCTGAAGAACATCTTCGAGAAAGCGAGGGCGGAACTGAACGATAAGGTTACGGTTAACGCGGATGACGTCGAGGCCGTGAGGATCGCTCGCGAATACGAAGAAAAAGGGATCCGGTTTTATACGGAGTTGAGTGGCAAGGCGGAGAACACCATCGAAAAGCAGTTTTATGAACGACTCACTCAAGAGGAACGGGGACATCTCTTGATTCTTCAAGATATGGATGATTTTTATGCCGATCCGGTCCACTGGTTCTCCAAGAAGGAACACCTGCACTGGGACGGTGCGTGA
- the pstA gene encoding phosphate ABC transporter permease PstA, producing the protein MDTLRSRYLKQKIAFAVVRLSATMVCLTLLLMIGFVVFHGWRAISWTFLTEAPLDSMTKGGIFPAIVGTFFLTFGALAVALPIGVASAVYLNEYARGGRTVRIIRLGINNLAGVPSVVFGLFGLGLFVVFLKFGSSLLSGSLTLGFLILPVMIGTSEEALKSVPQTYREASLGLGATKWQTIYKVVLPAAFPGILTGSILGIGRAAGETAPIMFTAATFYTSRLPGSLFDEVMALPYHIYVLATAGTHIEKTRPLQYGTALVLIFLVLGVSLTAILLRSRLRRTRN; encoded by the coding sequence ATGGATACGCTTCGTTCTCGGTATTTGAAACAAAAGATCGCGTTTGCCGTCGTTCGCTTGTCAGCGACCATGGTGTGCCTGACCCTCCTGCTGATGATCGGCTTTGTCGTCTTCCACGGGTGGAGAGCCATCAGTTGGACCTTTCTGACGGAGGCGCCCCTGGATTCCATGACGAAAGGCGGTATTTTCCCTGCGATCGTGGGAACGTTTTTTCTGACGTTTGGCGCCCTCGCCGTGGCTCTGCCCATCGGGGTGGCTTCGGCCGTCTATTTGAACGAATACGCTCGGGGGGGAAGAACGGTCCGCATCATCCGACTGGGTATCAACAATCTGGCCGGAGTGCCTTCAGTGGTGTTCGGCCTGTTCGGTCTTGGGCTTTTCGTAGTCTTTTTGAAGTTCGGCTCGAGCCTTTTGTCGGGTTCCCTGACGCTGGGGTTTCTGATTCTGCCGGTCATGATCGGAACATCCGAGGAAGCTCTCAAAAGCGTGCCTCAAACGTACAGAGAAGCTTCGTTAGGGCTAGGAGCCACCAAATGGCAAACCATTTACAAGGTGGTTTTGCCTGCGGCGTTTCCGGGAATCCTGACGGGGTCCATATTGGGAATCGGCAGGGCCGCCGGAGAGACCGCCCCGATCATGTTCACAGCGGCCACGTTCTATACATCCCGTCTTCCGGGGTCCCTTTTTGATGAGGTAATGGCGCTTCCGTATCACATATATGTTCTGGCTACGGCAGGCACCCATATCGAGAAAACCCGGCCTCTGCAGTACGGTACGGCGCTGGTGCTGATCTTTCTGGTCCTAGGCGTCAGTCTTACGGCCATACTGCTTCGATCTAGGCTGCGTAGAACAAGGAACTGA
- a CDS encoding phosphate ABC transporter substrate-binding protein, with amino-acid sequence MRIRAVIVLMSILAVFAVSGLCAAGSNVVINGSTTVLPIGQKSAELFMKGNQDVNISVSGGGSGNGIKAIIDGTCDIAMSSRFVKDKEIKLACEKGVYLVPHRVAIDCIVPVVHPSNPLNDIDLNTLKGIYTGNVTNWKALGGSDKPIVVISRDTSSGTYEVWQEKVLLKERVMPRALLQASNGAVAQAVAGNPYAIGYVGIGYLNPHLKGLTVNGVVASPATALNGTFPISRALFMFTNGWPEGPAMSYLNYLLSPAGQKMVETEGFVPLY; translated from the coding sequence ATGCGAATTAGAGCGGTTATCGTGTTGATGAGTATTCTGGCTGTATTCGCCGTGAGCGGTCTGTGCGCGGCGGGTTCGAATGTGGTCATTAACGGATCCACCACCGTGCTTCCCATCGGGCAAAAGTCCGCAGAGCTGTTTATGAAGGGCAATCAAGACGTCAATATCAGCGTGTCCGGCGGCGGCAGTGGAAACGGAATCAAGGCTATCATTGACGGCACGTGTGATATTGCCATGTCGTCCCGTTTCGTTAAAGACAAGGAAATCAAGCTGGCCTGTGAAAAGGGAGTTTACCTCGTGCCTCACCGGGTGGCCATTGACTGCATCGTTCCCGTGGTGCACCCGAGCAACCCTCTGAATGACATTGATCTCAACACATTGAAAGGGATCTACACGGGCAATGTCACCAATTGGAAAGCGTTGGGAGGCTCCGATAAACCCATCGTGGTGATCAGTCGGGACACCAGCTCCGGAACGTACGAGGTGTGGCAAGAGAAGGTTCTCCTTAAGGAGCGCGTGATGCCCAGAGCTTTGCTTCAGGCGTCCAACGGAGCCGTGGCGCAGGCCGTGGCCGGGAACCCCTACGCCATCGGCTACGTGGGCATCGGCTATCTAAACCCTCATCTCAAAGGGCTTACGGTGAACGGTGTTGTGGCATCCCCAGCCACGGCCTTGAATGGCACGTTTCCGATTTCGAGAGCCTTGTTCATGTTTACAAACGGTTGGCCCGAGGGACCGGCGATGTCGTATCTCAACTATCTTCTGAGTCCGGCCGGTCAGAAAATGGTGGAAACCGAGGGTTTCGTGCCGTTGTATTAA
- the serC gene encoding 3-phosphoserine/phosphohydroxythreonine transaminase, producing MVHRIHNFNAGPAALPLAVLEEIQSEFLDFKNTGMSILEMSHRSKTYNDVIEEAQTRIKRLLGLSDQYHVLFIQGGASMQFCMVPMNLAVDNDAVDYVDTGTWSSKAIKEAKIVGKKVNVAASSSDRNYAYIPKHLGLNPGAAYVHITSNNTIKGTQWKTFPDTGAVPLVADMSSDILSRPIDIEPFGLIYAGAQKNMGPAGAAVVIIREDMAARSPEQLPTMLRYTTYVKEQSLYNTPPCFTIYVIQLVAKWLEETVGGLEKMEALNKQKADLLYDTIDETDFYRGTADVDSRSLMNVTFRLPSEDLEKQFVAEATENGLGGLKGHRSVGGCRASLYNATGLDDVKALVEFMRGFAARKG from the coding sequence ATGGTCCATCGCATCCACAACTTCAACGCCGGGCCGGCAGCGCTGCCTCTGGCGGTGCTGGAAGAAATCCAATCCGAATTCCTGGATTTCAAGAACACGGGCATGTCCATCCTAGAAATGAGCCACCGGTCCAAAACCTACAACGACGTCATCGAGGAAGCTCAGACCCGCATCAAGCGCCTGCTCGGATTGTCGGACCAATACCATGTCCTGTTCATTCAGGGTGGCGCCAGTATGCAATTCTGCATGGTCCCCATGAACCTGGCCGTTGACAACGATGCCGTCGATTATGTCGACACGGGTACCTGGTCCTCCAAAGCCATCAAAGAGGCCAAAATCGTGGGAAAGAAGGTCAACGTGGCCGCGTCGAGCAGCGACAGAAACTACGCCTATATACCCAAGCATTTAGGTCTGAATCCGGGGGCGGCTTACGTTCATATCACCAGCAACAACACCATCAAGGGCACCCAGTGGAAAACATTCCCGGATACGGGTGCGGTTCCTCTTGTGGCGGATATGTCTTCCGACATCCTTTCCCGGCCCATAGACATCGAGCCCTTTGGACTCATTTACGCGGGAGCCCAAAAGAACATGGGGCCCGCGGGTGCGGCCGTGGTGATCATACGCGAAGACATGGCGGCCCGCTCCCCCGAACAATTGCCGACCATGCTGAGATATACCACTTACGTAAAGGAGCAGTCCCTGTATAACACACCTCCCTGTTTCACCATTTATGTCATCCAACTGGTGGCTAAATGGCTGGAAGAAACCGTCGGCGGCCTCGAAAAGATGGAGGCCCTCAACAAACAAAAGGCGGACCTGCTGTACGATACGATCGATGAGACGGACTTCTATCGAGGTACGGCCGACGTGGACAGCCGCTCCCTGATGAACGTGACCTTCCGACTTCCGTCCGAGGATCTCGAGAAGCAATTCGTGGCAGAGGCGACTGAAAACGGACTGGGCGGACTCAAGGGGCATCGCAGCGTCGGTGGATGCCGCGCGTCCTTATACAACGCCACCGGCCTGGACGACGTGAAGGCGCTGGTGGAATTCATGCGGGGCTTTGCGGCAAGAAAAGGATAA
- a CDS encoding superoxide dismutase: MKAAGVAGECKLPPLPYAYDALEPFIDKETLTLHHDKHHAGYVKGFNEALDALAKARAEGDYSLIKHWSRELAFHGSGHVLHSLYWTNMAPKGGSGPDENLLNAINQSFGDLDKFKAQFEAATVAVEGSGWGVLAFEPYRGYLLVLQAEKHQDLTIWGVIPLLICDVWEHAYYLKYQNRRKEYVAGFMNIINWAEVGKRYSHAANMMRK; the protein is encoded by the coding sequence ATGAAAGCCGCCGGCGTGGCGGGGGAGTGCAAATTGCCGCCTCTCCCCTATGCGTATGACGCCCTGGAACCATTTATCGACAAAGAGACCCTGACGCTCCATCACGACAAACATCATGCCGGCTATGTAAAGGGATTCAACGAAGCCTTGGATGCGCTGGCGAAAGCCAGGGCCGAGGGCGATTACAGCCTGATCAAACACTGGTCCCGCGAACTGGCGTTTCACGGTTCGGGACATGTCCTTCACTCGTTGTATTGGACCAACATGGCTCCCAAAGGAGGCTCCGGCCCGGACGAGAACCTTCTGAATGCCATCAACCAGAGCTTCGGGGATCTGGACAAATTCAAGGCCCAATTCGAAGCCGCTACCGTCGCGGTGGAGGGAAGCGGGTGGGGAGTGTTGGCGTTCGAGCCCTACAGGGGATATCTATTGGTGCTTCAAGCGGAAAAGCATCAGGATCTGACCATCTGGGGCGTCATCCCTCTGCTGATCTGTGACGTCTGGGAACACGCTTATTACCTGAAGTATCAGAACCGCCGCAAGGAATACGTAGCCGGCTTCATGAACATAATCAACTGGGCCGAGGTCGGGAAACGTTATAGCCATGCCGCGAACATGATGCGAAAATAG
- the pstC gene encoding phosphate ABC transporter permease subunit PstC, which produces MKETSIEVPLVETANLADHAADTNGPGLGDAWTGRGGHRRRSRESAIRMIFLLTALFSITALGLILFFLFREGVPIFKVVSLKDFLLGRDWYPTDDPAAFGIFPLIVGSIAVITVSCIGAIPLAVLTAIFIAEIAGPRMKEFLKPVVELLASLPSVVIGFIGMVVVAPFLQRTFDIPTGLNLLNASIMLAIMTIPTICSISEDAMYAVPRELREASLALGATQWETIFRVVLPASLSGIATAVILGISRAIGETMVVLMVAGGAAIVPTSLMDPVRPMPASIAAEMGEAPFQSEHYHALFAIAIVLFLITFAFNMIADQISHKYKQVGSATL; this is translated from the coding sequence ATGAAAGAAACATCGATTGAGGTTCCTTTGGTCGAAACGGCGAATCTCGCCGACCACGCCGCGGATACAAATGGGCCGGGCTTGGGGGATGCCTGGACGGGCAGAGGCGGTCACCGGAGGAGGAGCAGAGAAAGCGCCATCCGCATGATTTTCTTGCTGACGGCCCTGTTTTCCATCACCGCGTTGGGATTGATCCTGTTCTTCCTGTTCAGAGAAGGTGTTCCTATCTTCAAGGTCGTGTCGTTGAAAGACTTTCTTTTGGGACGGGATTGGTATCCTACGGATGACCCCGCCGCATTCGGGATTTTTCCTTTGATCGTCGGCTCCATCGCCGTGATCACGGTTTCATGCATCGGCGCCATACCTTTGGCTGTATTAACGGCGATCTTTATCGCTGAAATCGCCGGCCCCCGAATGAAGGAATTTCTTAAACCGGTCGTGGAGCTCCTGGCGTCGTTGCCTTCCGTGGTCATCGGGTTCATAGGCATGGTGGTCGTTGCGCCTTTTTTGCAGAGAACGTTCGATATTCCGACCGGGCTGAATCTGCTCAACGCATCTATTATGCTCGCCATCATGACCATTCCGACCATCTGCAGCATTTCGGAGGACGCCATGTATGCGGTTCCCCGCGAGTTGAGGGAAGCGTCGCTCGCATTGGGAGCCACCCAGTGGGAAACCATTTTTCGCGTGGTGCTGCCGGCTTCCCTGTCCGGGATCGCAACCGCGGTGATACTCGGAATTTCGAGGGCCATTGGTGAAACCATGGTGGTCCTTATGGTGGCGGGCGGCGCAGCGATCGTGCCCACGAGTCTCATGGACCCGGTTCGTCCCATGCCCGCGAGCATTGCCGCTGAAATGGGCGAGGCGCCTTTCCAGAGTGAGCATTACCATGCCCTTTTCGCGATAGCCATCGTCCTGTTTTTGATCACGTTCGCCTTCAACATGATTGCTGATCAGATATCGCACAAATATAAGCAGGTGGGATCAGCCACTTTATAA